In Citrus sinensis cultivar Valencia sweet orange chromosome 4, DVS_A1.0, whole genome shotgun sequence, one DNA window encodes the following:
- the LOC102623356 gene encoding E3 ubiquitin-protein ligase RGLG2: MGGKSSKSSSGSHYSSRGSASSSAWNNYGYPPPPSPYPQASPYYTPQQHYAPSPSFNYGSQTPQPQRRLDRKYSRIDDNYKSLDQVTGALAHAGLESSNLIVGIDFTKSNEWTGSRSFNRRSLHHIGHGQNPYEQAISIIGKTLSAFDEDNLIPCFGFGDASTHDQDVFSFYPDDICCNGFEEVLTRYREIIPSLRLAGPTSFAPIIEMAMTIVEKSGGQYHVLLIIADGQVTRSVDTQHGQLSSQEQKTIDAIVQASEFPLSIILVGVGDGPWDMMKEFDDNIPARAFDNFQFVNFTEIMSKNMDLSRKETEFALAALMEIPSQYKATLELGILGQQHGMNAPDRVPLPPPLYSASSSSSSTKPSWSSSFQPSVPPYTGCNAQAPAHSGYDTPVRTASSSSSFYDNQLCPICLGNPKDMAFGCGHQGLSETYWT, encoded by the exons ATGGGAGGTAAAAGCTCTAAGAGTTCAAGTGGGAGCCACTATTCTTCAAGGGGATCTGCTAGTTCATCTGCTTGGAACAATTACGGGTACCCTCCCCCTCCATCTCCATATCCTCAGGCAAGCCCATATTACACTCCTCAGCAGCACTATGCCCCTTCTCCGTCATTTAACTATGGCTCACAGACACCCCAGCCGCAGAGGCGGTTAGATAGGAAATATTCAAGGATTGACGATAATTACAAGAGCTTGGATCAG GTTACTGGTGCTCTTGCACATGCTGGCCTGGAGTCTTCTAATCTCATTGTTGGTATAGATTTCACGAAAAGCAATGAATGGACAG GATCAAGGTCATTCAACCGGAGGAGCTTGCATCACATTGGACACGGTCAAAATCCTTATGAACAAGCAATATCCATCATTGGGAAGACTTTATCAGCTTTTGATGAGGATAATTTAATTCCATGCTTTGGATTTGGAGATG CATCAACACATGATCAAGATGTCTTCAGTTTCTACCCGGATGACATATGCTGCAATGGATTTGAGGAAGTGCTGACACGGTACAGAGAAATAATTCCCAGTCTTCGACTTGCAG GACCAACGTCTTTTGCACCCATCATTGAAATGGCCATGACGATTGTTGAGAAAAGTGGAGGCCAATACCATGTTTTGCTTATAATTGCTGATGGCCAG GTTACAAGAAGTGTTGATACACAACACGGTCAGCTCAGTTCTCAAGAGCAAAAGACAATTGATGCAATTGTTCAAGCAAG TGAATTCCCTTTGTCAATAATTTTAGTGGGAGTTGGAGATGGGCCTTGGGATATGATGAAGGAATTTGATGATAACATCCCTGCTCGAGCTTTTGATAATTTTCAG TTTGTGAACTTCACTGAAATCATGTCAAAGAATATGGATCTATCAAGAAAGGAGACTGAATTTGCTCTTGCAGCTTTGATGGAAATACCTTCTCAATATAAGGCAACTCTTGAGCTTGGCATATTGGG cCAGCAGCATGGTATGAATGCTCCAGATAGGGTTCCTCTTCCCCCACCGCTTTATAGTGCATCATCTTCCAGCAGCAGCACAAAACCTTCATGGTCAAGCAGTTTTCAGCCATCTGTACCTCCTTATACTGGATGTAATGCACAAGCACCTGCTCATTCTGGATATGATACACCAGTCAGAACGGCTTCGTCCTCAAGTTCTTTTTATGATAACCAG CTGTGCCCCATTTGTCTTGGCAATCCAAAGGACATGGCCTTCGGTTGCGGACATCAG GGGCTGTCAGAAACTTATTGGACATGA
- the LOC102623083 gene encoding uncharacterized protein At3g49055, with the protein MASEDGDAVLSDVEGEIDVQTSSNEDFSVERFREVLAELNRERQAREAAENSATELSEKFNRLKALAHESIKRRDESTRQRDEALREKEEILRSNDKLSTEIAEVNKAKDEVVKQLDEVTKAIDGLRSQLDEVTKAKDGLRSEIENSAHMLVTGIEKISGKVSNFKNFSAGGLPRSQKYTGLPAVVYGVIKRTNEIVEELVGQIDATAKSRNDVREQMEQRNFEIAIEVSELEATISGLREEVAKKSSFIENLEKSLIEKDEKVAEIESQGLELRQLVNEYEDKLKNFESQWPLLVDQLNYVSKIHDQVYDIIKIVDDGNLDQSGLSECLFLPQETDMEENIRASLAGMESIYQLTRIVVEKTRDLVQKKSREVKSLNEAVGQLVKEKEHIVSLLRSALSKRMSVDPSSKTNELFKVAENGLREAGIDFKFSKLLSDGKVPVSDDKANAMETEEDEIYNLAGALENIVKASQLEIVELRHSVEELRAESSLLKEHLEAQAKELSHRMKRIEELEEKERIANESVEGLMLDIAAAEEEISRWKAAAEQEAAAGRAVEQEFVAQLSSLKQELEEAKQALSESEKKLRFKEETAAAAMAARDAAEKSLRLADTRASRLRDRVEELSHQLEEFESREDSRGRNRPRYVCWPWQWLGLDFVGVRRSDVQQQSSNEMELSEPLI; encoded by the exons ATGGCCAGTGAGGACGGCGATGCGGTGCTGAGTGACGTGGAAGGCGAGATCGACGTGCAAACTTCGTCCAATGAAGATTTTTCTGTCGAGAGATTTCGCGAAGTTCTCGCGGAGTTAAATCGTGAGAGGCAAGCTCGGGAAGCGGCGGAGAACTCGGCGACTGAGTTGAGCGAGAAATTCAACCGATTGAAAGCTCTCGCGCACGAGTCAATCAAGCGGCGAGATGAGAGCACGAGGCAGAGAGACGAAGCGCTGCGTGAGAAAGAAGAGATTCTCAGGTCCAATGACAAGTTGTCAACAGAAATAGCCGAAGTTAACAAAGCCAAAGACGAGGTTGTTAAGCAGTTAGATGAAGTAACGAAAGCGATAGACGGATTGAGATCTCAGTTGGATGAAGTAACGAAAGCGAAAGATGGATTGAGATCAGAAATCGAGAATTCGGCTCACATGCTTGTGACCGGAATTGAGAAGATCTCCGGTAAAGTTAGTAATTTCAAGAATTTCTCTGCCGGTGGATTGCCTAGGTCGCAGAAATACACTGGATTGCCGGCTGTTGTTTATGGAGTGATAAAGAGAACGAATGAGATTGTCGAAGAGCTTGTTGGACAAATCGATGCCACAGCCAAGTCTAGGAATGATGTGAGGGAGCAGATGGAGCAAAGGAATTTTGAGATTGCCATTGAGGTGTCAGAGCTTGAAGCCACCATTAGTGGACTAAGAGAAGAGGTTGCAAAGAAAAGCAGTTTTATTGAGAACTTGGAGAAAAGTCTAAttgaaaaagatgagaaagttGCTGAAATTGAAAGTCAAGGTTTGGAGCTGAGGCAATTAGTGAATGAGTATGAGGATAAGTTGAAGAACTTTGAATCACAGTGGCCGTTGTTGGTTGATCAGTTGAATTATGTGTCAAAAATTCATGATCAAGTTTATGACATTATTAAAATCGTTGATGATGGTAATTTGGATCAGTCAGGGTTGTCTGAGTGTTTGTTCCTTCCTCAAGAAACTGACATGGAGGAGAATATTCGTGCTTCGTTAGCTGGCATGGAGTCTATCTATCAGTTGACGAGAATTGTGGTTGAGAAGACAAGAGATTTGGTGCAGAAGAAGAGTCGTGAAGTTAAGAGTTTGAATGAAGCGGTGGGTCAATTGGTTAAGGAGAAAGAACATATTGTTTCATTACTTAGGAGTGCGTTATCAAAGAGGATGTCAGTGGATCCATCTTCCAAAACAAATGAGCTGTTTAAGGTTGCAGAGAATGGTTTGAGAGAGGCTGGGATAGATTTCAAATTTAGTAAGCTTCTTTCCGATGGAAAGGTTCCTGTTTCTGATGATAAGGCCAATGCTATGGAGACAGAGGAGgatgaaatatataatttg GCGGGGGCTTTGGAGAATATCGTTAAGGCATCTCAGCTAGAGATTGTTGAGCTCCGGCATTCTGTGGAAGAATTAAG GGCAGAGTCGAGTTTACTTAAAGAGCATTTAGAGGCTCAAGCCAAGGAACTCAGCCATAGAATGAAAAGAATAGAGGAACTTGAGGAGAAGGAGAGAATAGCAAATGAAAGT GTGGAAGGGCTAATGCTAGACATTGCTGCtgctgaagaagaaatttctaGGTGGAAAGCAGCAGCAGAGCAGGAGGCTGCTGCTGGCAGAGCTGTTgaacaagagtttgtggcacAG TTGTCATCACTTAAGCAAGAACTTGAAGAGGCAAAACAGGCTTTGTCGGAATCTGAGAAAAAGCTGAGATTCAAAGAAGAGACAGCTGCTGCTGCCATGGCAGCAAGAGATGCAGCTGAGAAATCATTGAGATTGGCAGACACGAGGGCATCTAGGCTGAGGGATAGAGTAGAGGAGCTCAGCCATCAGCTTGAAGAGTTTGAATCAAGGGAAGATTCAAGAGGCCGGAACAGGCCCAGATATGTATGCTGGCCATGGCAGTGGCTTGGACTGGACTTTGTAGGAGTCCGCAGGTCTGATGTGCAACAACAGAGTTCGAATGAAATGGAGCTTTCTGAACCCCTTATCTGA